One Paenibacillus crassostreae DNA segment encodes these proteins:
- the pfkA gene encoding 6-phosphofructokinase, with translation MMSVKKIAVLTSGGDSQGMNAAVRAVVRSGLYHGLEVYGIQRGYQGLLNDDIFSMDLRSVGDIIQRGGTVLQSARCKEFMTPEGQQKGADILRKHGIDGLVVIGGDGSYHGANKLSKLGINTMALPGTIDNDISFTDFTIGFDTSVSIVVDAINKLRDTMSSHERSSIVEVMGRHCGDIALYAGLASGAETILVPEVPFDMDEIATRMEQNFAHGKRHSIVVVAEGAGKGEDVAKQLVERCSTLEPRVTVLGHIQRGGTPTPADRNLASRLGDFAVRMLIKGESDKACGIIKNELVLTDIDKVVNSKKDFNMELYELAARLSQ, from the coding sequence ATCATGTCAGTCAAAAAAATTGCAGTATTAACAAGTGGTGGAGATTCACAAGGTATGAATGCAGCAGTACGTGCAGTGGTTCGTAGTGGTCTTTATCATGGATTAGAGGTGTATGGTATTCAAAGAGGATACCAAGGACTTTTAAATGACGATATATTCTCAATGGATCTACGCAGTGTTGGTGATATTATTCAACGCGGAGGAACTGTTCTGCAATCAGCTAGATGTAAAGAATTTATGACTCCAGAAGGTCAACAAAAAGGTGCAGATATTTTACGTAAGCATGGAATTGATGGTTTGGTAGTCATCGGTGGAGATGGTTCATACCATGGTGCCAATAAATTGAGTAAGCTAGGCATTAATACCATGGCATTACCTGGTACGATTGACAATGATATTTCATTTACGGATTTCACGATAGGATTTGATACATCCGTAAGTATTGTCGTGGATGCGATTAATAAACTAAGAGACACAATGTCATCTCATGAACGTTCATCGATTGTAGAAGTTATGGGCAGACACTGTGGTGATATCGCATTGTATGCTGGATTGGCATCTGGGGCTGAGACCATTCTTGTCCCTGAGGTTCCTTTCGATATGGATGAAATTGCAACTCGAATGGAGCAGAACTTCGCTCATGGCAAACGTCATAGTATTGTAGTTGTTGCTGAAGGCGCGGGTAAGGGTGAAGACGTGGCTAAACAACTAGTTGAGCGTTGTTCGACATTAGAACCTCGCGTAACTGTCTTAGGTCATATTCAACGCGGAGGTACCCCAACGCCTGCAGACCGTAACTTGGCAAGTCGTTTAGGTGATTTTGCGGTACGTATGCTAATTAAAGGTGAATCCGATAAAGCTTGTGGGATCATTAAAAATGAGCTTGTTCTTACAGATATAGATAAGGTTGTTAACAGTAAGAAAGATTTCAATATGGAGTTGTATGAATTGGCAGCACGTCTTTCTCAATAA
- a CDS encoding DUF5643 domain-containing protein produces MDLEVSGIQDPFKLNIPVEMNTKNNVVLTPSISRKYENINLKLEKIELTPITTNLTTRLEVPKNMKISSLEPRNSIGYHLFNEQGEQVHITGGQGSSATNGNVLIMDTRFEPFASIPKSITLKPYHHVYKDNTTEFEMGADGHIKVEYIPELEITIPVTPK; encoded by the coding sequence TTGGATTTAGAAGTCTCGGGAATTCAAGATCCATTTAAATTGAATATTCCAGTAGAAATGAACACCAAGAACAATGTAGTTCTTACCCCTTCCATAAGTCGTAAATATGAGAACATAAATTTAAAGCTTGAAAAAATTGAACTTACACCAATTACAACTAATCTAACTACTCGGTTAGAAGTGCCCAAGAATATGAAGATTTCATCGTTGGAACCTCGAAATTCGATTGGCTACCATTTATTTAATGAGCAAGGAGAACAAGTGCATATAACTGGCGGTCAGGGATCTAGTGCAACGAATGGCAATGTTTTAATCATGGATACTCGATTCGAACCTTTTGCATCCATTCCTAAATCAATAACTTTAAAACCATATCATCATGTTTATAAAGATAACACTACTGAATTCGAGATGGGCGCAGATGGACATATAAAAGTAGAGTATATTCCCGAGTTAGAGATAACCATACCTGTGACCCCTAAATAA
- a CDS encoding DUF4179 domain-containing protein, translating to MKNHTDLEVNEIIKLKKLILETPVEVNLTDRIMERYDKNTMNTIRVTHQRKGWRRALVVIAAAISIFTVVTATGFISPTLAASIKQIPGMDSIFQLAGDLGLKAADEKGLFTDPNASDTHNGLTVQATVVAFDGTRVSIGIKRKVSDKDLFEKSLIESINGAVVSIKGQSFKSYSTTGGGNLTGVALKPSPDANAMILEFSDLRNQGGGSLPTKI from the coding sequence ATGAAGAATCATACCGATTTGGAAGTTAATGAAATCATAAAGCTAAAAAAGTTAATTTTAGAAACACCAGTTGAAGTTAATTTAACTGATCGTATCATGGAACGTTATGATAAAAATACTATGAATACTATAAGAGTTACTCATCAGCGAAAGGGTTGGCGTAGGGCACTGGTAGTTATTGCGGCAGCTATTAGTATTTTCACTGTTGTAACAGCTACTGGGTTTATTTCACCGACGTTGGCAGCTTCCATTAAACAGATTCCAGGGATGGATAGTATATTTCAATTGGCTGGTGATCTTGGTTTGAAAGCTGCAGATGAAAAAGGGCTTTTTACCGATCCTAATGCAAGCGATACTCATAATGGTTTGACAGTACAGGCAACGGTTGTAGCGTTCGATGGTACTCGTGTATCGATCGGAATCAAACGTAAAGTTTCAGATAAAGATTTGTTTGAGAAAAGTTTAATAGAATCAATTAATGGCGCAGTTGTCTCCATTAAAGGGCAGTCTTTTAAATCCTATTCGACTACAGGGGGAGGTAATCTCACAGGTGTTGCTTTGAAACCGAGTCCGGATGCAAATGCAATGATCTTGGAATTTTCAGATCTGAGAAATCAAGGGGGGGGAAGCCTTCCCACAAAAATTTGA
- a CDS encoding RNA polymerase sigma factor, which yields MNNLQQNDLDMKLILDNIKQGDKQSYSVVIHRFQRKIYLYCYYLLKNQEEAEDATQDIFIKALDHINSFTYTNSLSSWLYKIAKNHCTDLIKKRNKEYESLKKYQVNKQQEQEHTYSEFIDECLDKLNLEERQILLLRSLEEYSYDEMAFIMGLKPATLRKKYERIHKKLIHEKKLGGKKHEESYRFGS from the coding sequence ATGAATAATTTACAGCAGAATGATTTGGATATGAAGTTGATATTAGACAATATTAAGCAAGGAGATAAGCAATCTTATTCTGTGGTTATACACCGTTTTCAAAGGAAAATATATTTGTACTGTTATTATCTATTGAAGAATCAAGAAGAGGCTGAGGATGCTACTCAAGATATTTTTATCAAAGCACTAGATCATATTAACAGTTTTACTTATACTAATTCACTCTCTTCATGGCTATACAAAATTGCTAAAAATCACTGTACTGATCTAATTAAGAAGAGAAACAAAGAATATGAATCATTAAAAAAGTATCAGGTGAACAAACAACAAGAACAGGAACATACATATTCGGAGTTTATTGATGAGTGTTTAGACAAGCTCAATTTAGAAGAAAGGCAAATCTTACTCTTACGATCTCTTGAAGAGTACAGTTACGATGAGATGGCTTTCATTATGGGGCTTAAACCAGCCACTCTCCGAAAAAAATATGAACGTATTCACAAAAAATTAATTCACGAAAAAAAACTAGGAGGAAAAAAACATGAAGAATCATACCGATTTGGAAGTTAA